A genomic window from Pecten maximus chromosome 4, xPecMax1.1, whole genome shotgun sequence includes:
- the LOC117325595 gene encoding uncharacterized protein LOC117325595, whose translation MYFLRNALIHVSFSNAIEMLFSAISLFIYLTCVNAQQGQQSDTPEFAPEEKYLDILPLAQENFTDVVLNSNDPWIIIFHDGTMSMAWKKMAVGARGIVWLGMIDKTKNHELLSGMGYDSAKDGEARVYPYGGLQHKKKKWVSVKNPNDAKIAAIKSLPDKTLMMKGKDIQDFLVECFSTSPSRFPLIILSDTQDTPSLFKALAVRFQKYFNFGRFVDATVEDYRSLGLSLEDDTFELPAILVLVPKKPGMIEEISFNAIEYRKNIMGAINYPNVLQFLFAVNNKYRYWLPGSDMSYVREVAEMEDIIEIENRRFDILFEGKKAKITKKNDENKAQKEKLSEQLLEKGLNMLKQEL comes from the exons ATGTACTTCCTGCGAAACGCTTTGATACATGTCTCATTTAGTAACGCAATTGAAATGTTGTTCTCAGCCATTtccctttttatttatttaacttgCGTGAATGCACAACAAGGACAACAAAGCGACACACCAGAATTTGCACCAGAGGAAAAATACCTGGACATTTTGCCCCTCGCACAGGAGAACTTTACAGACGTCGTTTTGAACAGCAACGATCCATGGATTATCATTTTCCACGACGGTACCATGTCCATGGCATGGAAGAAAATGGCTGTCGGTGCCAGGGGTATTGTTTGGTTAGGGATGattgacaaaacaaaaaatcacgAACTCCTTTCTGGCAtg GGTTACGACTCAGCCAAAGATGGGGAAGCCAGAGTGTATCCCTACGGGGGACTCCAACACAAGAAAAAGAAATGGGTGTCAGTTAAAAATCCGAATGATGCTAAGATTGCTGCCATCAAGTCTCTGCCAGACAAAACATTAATGATGAAGGGCAAGGATATTCAAGACTTCCTTGTGGAATGTTTCTCTACTTCACCTTCACGCTTCCCACTTATAATACTTTCAG ACACTCAAGACACACCATCCTTGTTCAAAGCCCTTGCAGTGAGATTCCAGAAATATTTCAACTTTGGACGATTTGTGGATGCAACAGTCGAGGACTATAGGTCTCTTGGACTTAGTCTGGAAGATGACACATTTGAACTTCCAGCCATCTTGGTTCTAGTCCCAAAGAAACCTGGAATGATTGAGGAAATCTCCTTTAATGCTATAGAGTACCGTAAAAATATTATGGGTGCAATAAATTACCCAAATGTCCTCCAATTTCTTTTCGCTGTAAATAACAAGTATCGATACTGGCTGCCAGGCAGTGATATGTCCTATGTCAGGGAAGTTGCTGAAATGGAAGATATTATTGAAATCGAAAACAGgagatttgatattttgtttgagggaaaaaaagcaaaaattACTAAAAAGAATGATGAAAATAAGGCACAAAAAGAAAAATTGTCAGAACAACTACTTGAAAAGGGACTGAACATGTTGAAGCAAGAATTATAG